The Echeneis naucrates chromosome 8, fEcheNa1.1, whole genome shotgun sequence genome has a window encoding:
- the LOC115048076 gene encoding charged multivesicular body protein 6-like → MGNVFGRKNRPSRVTEQDKAVLQLKQQRDKLKQYQKRITSQLEKEQLLAKQLLKDGKKTKALLLLKKKRYQVQLLDKTENQISNLERMVQDIEFMQIEMKVIEGLKVGNDCLKSMHEIMSIEDVERILEETQDSIEYQRQIDEMLAGTLTQKDEEAVLAELEAITQGEDVTFPEVPTEPLPKVPEAAKAEPETREEKNKPDGEMLVA, encoded by the exons ATGGGAAACGTTTTTGGGAGAAAGAATCGGCCCTCTCGTGTGACGGAACAGGACAAAGCCGTTTTG caattgaagcagcagagagataaGCTGAAGCAGTACCAAAAGAGAATCACCTCACAGCTGGAGAAAGAGCAACTCCTAGCAAAGCAGCTGCTAAAAGATGGAAAGAAGAC AAAAGCACTGCTGCTTCTTAAGAAAAAACGATATCAGGTTCAGCTGCTAGACAAGACTGAAAACCAGATTTCAAATCTAGAGCGCATG GTTCAGGATATTGAATTCATGCAAATTGAGATGAAAGTCATCGAAGGGCTTAAGGTCGGGAATGATTGTCTGAAGAGTATGCACGAG ATCATGTCAATAGAAGATGTGGAAAGAATCCTGGAAGAGACCCAGGACTCAATTGAATATCAAAGG CAAATAGATGAAATGCTGGCTGGAACCCTGACGCAGAAGGACGAGGAAGCTGTTTTAGCAGAGCTGGAGGCTATCACTCAG gGAGAAGATGTCACATTTCCAGAGGTCCCCACTGAGCCACTTCCTAAAGTCCCAGAGGCAGCTAAAGCTGAACCAG AGAcgagagaagaaaagaacaagCCTGACGGAGAGATGCTGGTGGCCTAA